The Pseudomonas moraviensis genome contains the following window.
CGACGTCGAAGGCGGCTACATCAAGGCCAAGGCGCCTGAAGGTGGCCTGCGCGGCGCGCACTTCTTCTTCGACACCGTCAGCGTGACCGGTACCGAAAACATCATGATGGCCGCAGCACTGGCCAAAGGTCGCAGCGTGTTGCAGAACGCCGCCCGCGAGCCTGAAGTGGTTGACCTGGCGAATTTCCTCAACGCCATGGGCGCCAAGGTTTCCGGCGCCGGCACCGACACCATCACCATCGATGGCGTCGAGCGTCTGGGTTCGGCTTTCTATAAGGTCATGCCTGACCGTATCGAAACCGGCACCTACCTGGTTGCTGCAGCCGTCACCGGTGGCCGCGTCAAGGTCAAGGACACCGATCCGACCATCCTCGAAGCGGTGCTGGAAAAGCTGCGTGAAGCCGGCGCGGAAATCACCTGCGGTGAAGACTGGATCGAGCTGAACATGCACGGCAAGCGCCCGAAAGCGGTCAACGTGCGCACCGCGCCGTACCCGGCGTTCCCGACCGACATGCAGGCACAGTTCATCTCGCTCAACGCCATTGCCGAAGGCACCGGTGCGGTGATCGAGACGATCTTCGAAAACCGCTTCATGCACGTGTACGAACTGCACCGCATGGGCGCCAAGATCCAGGTCGAAGGCAACACCGCGATCGTCACCGGTACCGAAATCCTCAAGGGCGCGCCTGTGATGGCCACCGACCTGCGGGCTTCGGCCAGTCTGGTGATCTCGGCACTCATGGCCGAAGGCGACACGCTGATCGATCGCATCTACCACATAGACCGTGGTTACGAGTGCATCGAAGAAAAACTGCAAATGCTGGGTGCCAAGATCCGTCGCGTTCCGGGCTGATCGCTGCATCGGGACACACGGACGTGTCCACTGAATTCGTTTCGAGTCGAGGGTGTGCGCACCCTCGATGTGTGTCCGGCGCCGATTGCGACCGGGCATGAGTACCTTGATAAGGACTGACGTTTCCCATGTTGACCATCGCACTGTCCAAGGGCCGCATCCTTGACGACACACTGCCGCTTCTCGCTGAAGCGGGCATCGTGCCGACCGAGA
Protein-coding sequences here:
- the murA gene encoding UDP-N-acetylglucosamine 1-carboxyvinyltransferase, which gives rise to MDKLIITGGARLDGEIRISGAKNSALPILAATLLCDGPVTVGNLPHLHDITTMIELFGRMGIEPVIDEKLSVEIDPRTIKTLIAPYELVKTMRASILVLGPMVARFGEAEVALPGGCAIGSRPVDLHIRGLEAMGAVIDVEGGYIKAKAPEGGLRGAHFFFDTVSVTGTENIMMAAALAKGRSVLQNAAREPEVVDLANFLNAMGAKVSGAGTDTITIDGVERLGSAFYKVMPDRIETGTYLVAAAVTGGRVKVKDTDPTILEAVLEKLREAGAEITCGEDWIELNMHGKRPKAVNVRTAPYPAFPTDMQAQFISLNAIAEGTGAVIETIFENRFMHVYELHRMGAKIQVEGNTAIVTGTEILKGAPVMATDLRASASLVISALMAEGDTLIDRIYHIDRGYECIEEKLQMLGAKIRRVPG